One window from the genome of Myripristis murdjan chromosome 6, fMyrMur1.1, whole genome shotgun sequence encodes:
- the c25h12orf75 gene encoding overexpressed in colon carcinoma 1 protein — protein MGCGNSSATSTSGGGPAEASKDVTEDPSPDDEKRRNYGGVYVGLPADLTTVAASQSKSTRKD, from the exons ATGGGTTGTGGCAATTCCTCAGCCACCAGCACCTCAGGAGGAG GACCAGCAGAGGCCTCCAAAGATGT GACAGAAGATCCTTCACCAGACGATGAGAAAAGAAG GAATTATGGTGGCGTATATGTGGGTTTGCCAGCAGATCTGACCACTGTGGCTGCGAGTCAGTCCAAGTCCACACGTAAAG ACTAA